One genomic region from Nostoc sphaeroides encodes:
- a CDS encoding proteasome protein — MEADKLGRFKEYGEFILRKIDSVPQHPSKQEDWVPASLDDCLLRLRSAAQKTVDLATSPVKIGVMGEFSSGKTLLLGSLIGYADALPVSENPTTGNVTAIHIIPQDDFATTQLSNFTVDYLSHEGVHECLRFMLGEANKRTTAAGLPPIPVSKLNSGTDIIGWCEEAWNSSNNLELRYLLRELVLFLRAYQAYGEVMCGGRYQIDATTAREGLQLVEQPMAIQTLKFEDLPPTHIRLPSPPQRLPTKLLQNSFPLIRRVDIDVKISREIWDFAGAAKFILIDFPGLGAANSGARDTFLSLRELAEVQTILVLLNGKSPGSDRANKIFTMMQQQRPGQDLKDLILVGVGRFDQLPLEGEGGERELDQLIEDSHLEEETVFQKLKVLQTTIDGAEAFTTQKDRIVLLSPLLGLAELAKRSSTVKAGSTEFLANLDYPDYLDRSKRLQEKWQHLSERLLDGNTRSYLGRQLGYFSQDGGLSKLRELIQTHVATHGLKQLYEDTRRSADVVSQQQDHLKDIIDEIHEQGIPTGDSPAFTELRFVVESLDKIYRNFQKDLGKEPLKDRRGVVVSDIVKDELTFRILNWNQWTLLFNKANNGAIALAESKGAAGKLFDRGNRVNSSLPTKSDDFYPVFEKTVKEVEDFARDRIHQAVVDLLNQLSNYIAPEREQLQAFFHPEMEQEIEEKFGFEDADLFYKLLLGCDPNEWKEAIISEISSKNKTVAPDIIFPLARQDEKHNVGQIFDWAPEKSQGLPRSSNHQLLVLRLRDEITASASLHLVQYVSEVNQQINSELEGILDQIIPSLQNLSKKETLLRYLAAGDLPSEIAIPTWLQIISELAAVSYLDDLR, encoded by the coding sequence ATGGAAGCAGATAAACTGGGCCGTTTCAAGGAGTACGGCGAATTCATCCTCCGAAAGATAGATTCTGTGCCCCAGCACCCTTCAAAACAAGAAGATTGGGTTCCAGCTAGTCTTGACGACTGTCTTCTGCGTTTACGGTCAGCTGCCCAGAAAACTGTAGACCTGGCAACTTCACCTGTCAAAATTGGGGTGATGGGGGAATTCAGTAGTGGAAAAACTTTACTTTTAGGCAGTCTAATTGGATATGCTGATGCTTTGCCTGTCAGCGAAAACCCCACTACAGGTAATGTTACCGCCATACACATCATACCGCAAGATGACTTTGCAACCACGCAATTAAGCAATTTTACGGTAGATTATCTTTCTCATGAAGGAGTACATGAGTGTCTACGCTTCATGCTAGGGGAAGCCAATAAACGGACAACAGCAGCAGGGCTTCCTCCGATACCAGTATCGAAACTCAACTCTGGCACAGATATTATTGGCTGGTGTGAAGAAGCATGGAATAGCAGTAACAATTTAGAGCTACGTTATTTACTCCGGGAGTTGGTATTATTCCTCCGGGCTTATCAAGCTTATGGGGAAGTTATGTGTGGTGGACGCTACCAAATTGATGCTACTACCGCCCGCGAGGGGCTACAGCTAGTCGAACAGCCAATGGCAATCCAAACTCTCAAATTTGAGGATTTACCGCCAACGCATATCCGATTACCAAGTCCACCACAGAGGCTACCAACAAAGTTATTACAGAACAGCTTCCCATTGATCCGCCGTGTCGATATCGATGTGAAAATATCACGGGAAATTTGGGATTTTGCAGGTGCAGCTAAATTTATTCTCATCGACTTTCCGGGATTGGGGGCTGCTAATTCGGGGGCTAGGGATACCTTTTTGTCACTGCGAGAATTGGCAGAAGTACAAACAATTTTGGTATTGCTAAATGGTAAATCTCCAGGGAGCGATCGCGCCAATAAAATCTTCACGATGATGCAGCAGCAGCGACCGGGACAAGACCTGAAAGATTTAATTCTCGTAGGTGTGGGTCGTTTCGATCAACTACCCCTAGAGGGCGAAGGTGGCGAAAGAGAACTCGATCAACTGATTGAAGATAGCCATTTAGAAGAAGAAACCGTTTTCCAAAAACTCAAAGTTTTACAAACTACCATTGACGGTGCAGAAGCGTTTACAACTCAAAAAGACCGCATCGTTCTACTGTCGCCACTGTTGGGACTAGCTGAATTAGCAAAACGTTCTAGTACCGTCAAAGCAGGTTCAACAGAGTTTTTGGCTAACTTAGACTATCCTGATTATTTAGATCGGTCTAAACGGCTACAAGAAAAATGGCAGCACTTAAGTGAACGGCTGTTAGACGGTAACACCCGCAGTTATTTGGGTAGACAGCTAGGTTACTTTAGTCAAGATGGGGGACTTAGTAAACTGCGGGAATTGATTCAAACCCATGTAGCGACTCATGGACTGAAGCAACTGTATGAAGATACTCGGAGATCGGCTGATGTGGTGAGTCAGCAACAAGATCACTTGAAAGACATCATAGATGAAATTCACGAGCAAGGTATCCCCACTGGTGATAGTCCCGCCTTTACCGAGTTGCGCTTTGTGGTCGAAAGCTTGGATAAAATCTATAGGAATTTTCAAAAAGATTTAGGGAAAGAACCACTCAAAGACCGGCGCGGTGTTGTCGTCAGCGATATAGTTAAAGACGAACTTACCTTTAGAATATTGAATTGGAACCAGTGGACTTTACTCTTCAATAAAGCCAACAATGGAGCGATCGCTCTGGCAGAATCTAAAGGTGCAGCCGGGAAATTATTTGATCGGGGAAATCGCGTCAATAGTTCCCTTCCCACTAAAAGCGATGATTTTTATCCAGTCTTTGAGAAAACCGTTAAAGAAGTAGAAGATTTTGCCCGCGATCGCATCCATCAAGCAGTGGTAGATTTGTTGAATCAATTGTCAAATTATATAGCCCCAGAACGCGAACAATTGCAGGCATTTTTCCACCCAGAGATGGAACAAGAAATCGAAGAAAAATTTGGTTTTGAAGATGCCGATCTCTTTTACAAATTATTACTAGGATGCGATCCTAACGAATGGAAGGAAGCAATCATCTCCGAAATCAGTAGTAAAAACAAAACCGTTGCACCCGACATCATTTTTCCCCTAGCGCGTCAAGACGAGAAACACAACGTTGGTCAAATCTTTGACTGGGCACCAGAAAAAAGCCAAGGTTTACCCAGATCGAGCAATCACCAACTTTTAGTACTGCGGCTGCGAGATGAAATCACTGCTAGCGCTAGCCTTCACCTTGTGCAGTATGTTAGCGAAGTTAATCAGCAAATTAATTCCGAACTTGAAGGTATTTTGGATCAAATTATTCCTAGTTTGCAAAACCTTTCCAAAAAAGAAACTTTGCTGAGATATTTGGCGGCTGGAGACTTGCCATCTGAGATCGCAATTCCTACTTGGTTGCAGATTATTTCAGAACTTGCTGCTGTTTCTTACTTAGATGATTTGAGATAA
- a CDS encoding cytochrome b/b6 domain-containing protein, giving the protein MPRSAPYQPLLLRIIHGLSGILVIAAIITGFLVYNTYDRRFGKIPFPQIGDIQGIHGTFALFFLLILPAFALYSFHAGQKRLLQSDSLQQLTQVGKPIWWVSLQRLANTLMLIAAVLAVNSGRMMKEEWLPAGQLHHIWYSLHLCAWVVMVGCVAIHVLMSTKVGGAPLLLSMFSWKFRPEDSPAKWSSRFRTWLTSLQTNFGAGMNNFIQNNFYLKIIEVIVLGGILTAFVLPVFFPGSES; this is encoded by the coding sequence ATGCCCCGTTCTGCACCCTATCAACCTTTATTGTTGCGAATTATTCACGGCTTAAGTGGAATTTTAGTTATCGCAGCAATTATTACCGGGTTTCTAGTTTACAACACTTACGATCGCCGATTTGGTAAAATACCATTTCCTCAAATTGGGGATATTCAGGGTATTCACGGCACTTTTGCATTATTTTTCTTGCTTATTCTCCCTGCTTTTGCCCTCTATAGCTTTCATGCTGGACAAAAGCGTTTGCTTCAATCTGATTCTTTGCAGCAACTAACCCAGGTTGGCAAGCCGATTTGGTGGGTTAGCTTGCAACGTCTAGCAAATACTCTCATGCTCATCGCCGCTGTTTTGGCTGTGAACTCTGGCAGGATGATGAAGGAAGAATGGCTTCCAGCAGGGCAGCTACATCATATTTGGTACTCCCTCCACCTTTGCGCCTGGGTTGTGATGGTTGGCTGTGTGGCGATTCATGTTTTGATGTCTACCAAGGTGGGTGGTGCGCCGTTGTTACTCTCGATGTTTTCGTGGAAGTTTCGCCCAGAAGATAGCCCTGCTAAATGGTCTAGTCGTTTCCGTACTTGGTTGACTAGCTTGCAAACGAACTTTGGTGCTGGAATGAATAATTTTATACAAAACAATTTTTACCTCAAAATTATTGAGGTGATTGTGTTGGGTGGAATTCTGACAGCGTTTGTCTTACCTGTATTTTTTCCCGGTAGTGAGTCATAG
- a CDS encoding DUF2887 domain-containing protein — MQLTIASDTQMVQEAKRLIERVQQEQITVLAKKEIIDVITTIAVYKFANLSREEVEAMLGVKLEETRVYQEAKQEGREELKLELVPQLLALGMSMEDVAKLLNLTIEQVRLASE, encoded by the coding sequence ATGCAGTTGACTATTGCCTCAGATACTCAAATGGTGCAAGAAGCGAAACGTTTAATTGAGCGGGTGCAACAAGAACAGATAACTGTTTTAGCTAAGAAGGAGATAATAGATGTAATCACAACAATCGCTGTTTATAAATTTGCCAACTTAAGTCGTGAAGAGGTAGAGGCTATGTTAGGAGTTAAGTTAGAAGAAACTAGAGTTTATCAAGAAGCTAAACAAGAAGGACGAGAAGAACTAAAACTTGAACTTGTACCTCAGTTATTAGCTCTTGGTATGTCGATGGAAGACGTTGCAAAATTACTTAATTTAACCATCGAACAAGTAAGACTCGCATCTGAGTAA
- a CDS encoding high light inducible protein → MADVKKTTPSVPEDPNALRWGFTPQSENWNGRFAMIGFLSAVALEVFSGQGILHFWGIL, encoded by the coding sequence ATGGCAGACGTTAAGAAGACTACGCCTTCGGTTCCAGAAGATCCTAATGCTTTGCGCTGGGGCTTCACTCCTCAGAGCGAAAATTGGAACGGTCGTTTTGCAATGATTGGTTTTTTATCTGCCGTTGCGCTTGAAGTGTTTTCTGGTCAAGGAATTTTACACTTCTGGGGCATCCTTTAG
- a CDS encoding cyclase family protein yields MIQPQSQNSITYTRVIHLSHVIDIDIPQWPGDPPVEFETVAELNNDGYYLRRFSLGEHSATHINAPNSFHSYAVGIDQYPAQSLVVPAVVIDKRLATAVNPDYALTIADVLAWEEEYGEIYPGCVVILNTGWQKKWFDKSAFLNHDSQGIAHFPGFGSDATQLLLDERQIVGVGIDTHGVDPGQDNSFAINHLVLEKPRIVLENLTNLDQLPPKGTTLAIGILRLRGGSGSPVGVLAFVP; encoded by the coding sequence ATGATACAACCCCAAAGTCAAAATAGTATCACCTACACACGCGTTATCCACCTAAGTCATGTAATTGACATAGATATTCCCCAATGGCCTGGCGACCCTCCAGTAGAATTTGAAACTGTAGCTGAACTGAATAATGATGGCTATTACCTGCGACGTTTCTCCTTGGGGGAACATAGCGCTACTCATATCAACGCCCCTAACAGTTTTCATAGTTATGCTGTGGGAATTGACCAATACCCCGCCCAGTCTTTGGTTGTACCTGCGGTGGTCATAGATAAACGCCTTGCCACAGCAGTTAATCCTGATTATGCCCTGACTATTGCTGATGTTCTAGCTTGGGAAGAAGAATACGGTGAAATTTATCCTGGTTGCGTAGTTATACTGAATACTGGTTGGCAAAAAAAGTGGTTTGATAAAAGTGCATTCCTAAATCATGATTCTCAAGGAATTGCCCACTTTCCAGGGTTTGGCAGCGATGCGACTCAATTGTTACTGGATGAACGGCAAATAGTAGGGGTAGGAATTGATACTCATGGTGTAGACCCCGGACAGGATAACAGTTTTGCTATTAACCACTTGGTGTTGGAGAAACCGCGCATTGTATTAGAGAATCTCACCAATTTGGATCAACTACCACCGAAAGGTACTACTCTAGCGATCGGCATTCTCAGGTTGCGTGGTGGTTCTGGTTCTCCTGTCGGGGTGTTAGCATTCGTGCCTTAA
- a CDS encoding aspartate aminotransferase encodes MFEIKLQDTRVYREAKEEGLKQGLQEGRELAKLELIPRCLAYGISIEEVARLLHLTIEEVEQVRLANEQESSTST; translated from the coding sequence ATGTTTGAAATTAAGTTACAAGACACTAGGGTTTATCGAGAAGCTAAAGAAGAAGGACTAAAACAAGGACTACAAGAAGGACGAGAACTAGCAAAACTTGAACTTATACCTCGGTGTTTAGCTTATGGTATTTCGATAGAAGAGGTTGCGAGGTTACTTCATTTAACTATCGAAGAAGTCGAACAAGTAAGACTTGCAAATGAGCAAGAATCTTCAACATCAACTTAG
- a CDS encoding PAS domain-containing protein — MVEEEAIEQDEKVFCQQADTAPLMIWMTGCNALYYYLNANWLDFTGTYLTIGASIAARGEEIGNIWAGSVHPEDRQRCEDIYLRAFTAHDSFQRQYRLRRADGEYRWILDTAAPRFAADGSFVGYIGYCVDITEVRSPLRESCFASTNYSCCLHEITEQKQAALAKALEQLQAETAKRQAVEAQLRQKTSEFAAILQVLPDLYFRLDADGSILDYKPGKMNHSYIPIGDCQGKSLRECLPIAVGDRFQQAITQVLETQYEVSFEYTLALPSGKNNFEARLLPLPDQQIIALVRHTSDKVQTAFIESDAKFRSIVENANNIIFALTLEGIFSYVSPNWTEIFGHEVAEVEGKSFILFVHPDDVHICTDYFQRILTTSEKQDAIEYRVKHKNGSWRWHTSNSSVIKDANGNVLNFVGICYDTTDRKLAEVALAERARLAHFRADVDAALTQSDSLQNMMRRCTDALVEHLDAAFARIWTLNKKDNVLELQVSSGMYTHINGPHKSVPVGQFKIGLIAEEGKPHLTNSVQTDPRVGNKEWAKQEGMVGFAGYPLIVEDETVGVIAMFTRQTVTESTFTALEFAAQEIAIGIKRKQAEVALRESAQREALLNRLSNQIRASLDLNYIVETAVEEIRNLFQIDRCAFFWYRQDTDLPYWERVYEAKSSSFPCLLEKATNAEIELIAAKTLNREIIRINDVETVGDGTAQQFLQDFGFTAFMSLPVHTQSGEIGTFSCSSCSGFRPWLDSEVELLQAVTVQLAIAIDQAKLYTQSRIAAQTAQDKAQQLEAALLELQQTQAQLIQTEKMSSLGQLVAGIAHEINNPVNFIYGNISYAREYTKDLLHLVDLYQQNDCPSTPEIQQQIYAIDLDFLKQDLPKILDSMKMGAERIRQIVLSLRNFSRLDEDGTKPVDIHEGIDNTLLLLQNRLKPKSGHPEIQVIRDYGNLPPVLCHAGHMNQVFMNLLTNAIDALEESYPAGRRSAYVISPLSLVNNTEQRTSTSLPEAARTLSTNDQGQMTFPQIRIRTLIQAGHLIIGIADNGAGMTEEVRKRVFDPFFTTKPVGKGTGMGLSISYQIVVKKHGGQIQCISAPGEGTEFAIVIPFKQQLDS; from the coding sequence ATGGTCGAAGAGGAAGCAATAGAACAGGATGAAAAAGTATTTTGCCAGCAAGCGGATACTGCTCCTCTGATGATTTGGATGACTGGATGCAATGCACTTTACTATTATTTAAATGCAAATTGGCTGGATTTTACTGGAACATATCTAACAATAGGCGCGTCTATAGCTGCGCGAGGAGAGGAGATAGGCAATATCTGGGCTGGCAGCGTCCATCCAGAAGATAGACAGCGATGTGAAGATATATACTTAAGAGCATTTACGGCGCATGATTCCTTCCAGAGGCAATATCGGCTGCGTCGGGCTGATGGCGAATATCGTTGGATTTTAGATACAGCCGCGCCACGGTTTGCAGCAGATGGTAGCTTTGTCGGTTACATCGGTTATTGTGTGGATATAACAGAAGTGCGATCGCCCCTGAGAGAAAGCTGCTTTGCATCTACAAATTATTCTTGTTGTCTGCATGAAATTACAGAACAAAAACAGGCGGCATTAGCAAAAGCACTAGAACAACTACAAGCTGAAACTGCAAAACGCCAAGCAGTTGAAGCACAGTTACGCCAAAAAACATCAGAATTTGCAGCGATTTTGCAAGTGCTTCCTGATTTATACTTTCGTCTTGATGCTGATGGAAGTATTCTGGATTACAAACCAGGGAAGATGAATCATTCGTATATCCCAATAGGAGATTGTCAGGGCAAGAGTTTGCGAGAATGCCTACCGATTGCTGTAGGCGATCGCTTTCAGCAAGCAATAACTCAAGTACTTGAAACTCAATATGAAGTCAGTTTTGAATATACCTTAGCGCTACCATCCGGGAAAAATAATTTTGAAGCTAGGTTATTACCATTACCAGACCAGCAAATCATCGCTCTTGTCCGCCACACCAGCGACAAAGTACAAACAGCATTCATAGAAAGCGATGCCAAGTTTCGCAGCATTGTCGAAAACGCCAATAACATTATTTTTGCGTTGACACTTGAAGGGATATTTTCTTACGTTTCTCCTAACTGGACTGAAATTTTTGGACATGAAGTTGCAGAGGTTGAAGGCAAATCCTTTATTCTCTTTGTACATCCTGACGATGTGCATATCTGTACCGATTATTTTCAAAGAATTTTGACAACAAGTGAGAAACAAGACGCAATAGAATATCGGGTAAAACACAAAAATGGTAGTTGGCGATGGCATACAAGCAACTCATCTGTTATTAAAGACGCCAATGGTAATGTTTTAAACTTCGTTGGTATTTGCTATGACACCACTGACCGAAAACTTGCAGAAGTTGCTTTAGCAGAACGAGCGCGTTTAGCACATTTTCGTGCCGATGTTGACGCGGCCCTTACCCAGAGTGACAGCTTACAGAACATGATGCGCCGTTGTACGGACGCTTTAGTTGAACATCTTGATGCAGCCTTTGCCCGCATCTGGACGCTGAACAAAAAAGACAACGTATTAGAGTTGCAAGTTAGTTCTGGGATGTATACCCACATTAATGGCCCCCATAAATCTGTGCCAGTTGGTCAATTCAAAATTGGTTTAATTGCCGAAGAGGGCAAACCCCACCTCACTAACTCTGTGCAGACAGATCCCCGCGTGGGTAACAAAGAGTGGGCAAAGCAAGAAGGTATGGTTGGCTTCGCTGGCTATCCTCTAATTGTTGAAGATGAAACTGTAGGCGTGATAGCCATGTTTACTCGTCAAACGGTGACAGAATCAACTTTTACAGCACTGGAATTTGCCGCCCAAGAAATTGCCATTGGCATCAAGCGCAAACAAGCAGAAGTTGCACTCAGAGAAAGCGCCCAACGAGAAGCCCTACTCAATCGTCTTTCTAACCAGATTCGAGCTTCCTTGGATCTCAATTACATTGTGGAAACCGCAGTGGAGGAAATTCGCAACTTATTTCAGATCGATCGCTGCGCCTTTTTTTGGTATCGGCAAGACACTGATTTACCTTACTGGGAGAGAGTATATGAGGCGAAAAGTTCCTCTTTCCCCTGTTTGCTTGAAAAAGCAACTAATGCAGAAATCGAACTAATCGCAGCCAAAACCTTGAACAGAGAAATCATCCGCATTAATGATGTTGAGACTGTGGGCGATGGCACTGCACAGCAGTTTTTGCAAGATTTTGGTTTCACTGCCTTTATGTCCCTCCCCGTACACACCCAATCTGGTGAAATTGGCACATTTAGCTGTAGTTCTTGTAGTGGCTTTCGGCCTTGGTTGGATAGCGAAGTAGAATTATTGCAAGCAGTTACAGTTCAACTAGCGATCGCCATTGACCAAGCTAAACTTTACACCCAAAGTCGTATCGCTGCCCAAACAGCCCAAGACAAAGCCCAGCAACTAGAAGCAGCGCTGCTAGAACTACAACAAACCCAAGCGCAACTAATTCAAACTGAAAAAATGTCCAGTTTGGGACAATTGGTTGCAGGTATTGCCCACGAAATCAATAATCCCGTCAATTTTATTTACGGCAATATTAGCTACGCCCGTGAATATACCAAGGATTTGCTGCACTTGGTAGACCTTTATCAACAAAACGATTGCCCATCAACACCAGAGATTCAGCAACAAATCTACGCCATTGATTTAGACTTTCTTAAGCAAGATTTGCCCAAAATCCTGGATTCTATGAAGATGGGAGCCGAACGCATTCGGCAGATTGTCCTATCTTTACGCAATTTCTCTCGCCTCGATGAAGACGGCACAAAGCCAGTGGATATTCATGAAGGTATTGATAACACCTTGCTGCTGTTGCAAAATCGCCTGAAACCCAAATCAGGACATCCCGAAATCCAGGTAATCCGAGACTATGGCAACCTACCACCAGTACTGTGTCACGCTGGACACATGAATCAGGTGTTTATGAATCTGTTGACAAATGCCATCGATGCTTTAGAAGAGTCATACCCTGCGGGAAGGCGAAGCGCCTATGTCATTAGTCCCTTGTCATTAGTAAACAATACTGAACAAAGGACAAGTACTTCTCTACCAGAGGCTGCGCGAACGCTCAGTACAAATGACCAAGGACAAATGACTTTTCCCCAAATTCGTATTCGCACCCTGATCCAAGCAGGCCATCTAATCATTGGCATTGCCGACAATGGCGCAGGCATGACAGAGGAAGTACGCAAACGCGTATTTGACCCCTTCTTTACTACGAAACCCGTCGGTAAAGGCACGGGCATGGGGTTATCAATTAGCTACCAAATTGTTGTAAAAAAACATGGCGGGCAAATCCAGTGTATTTCAGCACCAGGAGAAGGTACTGAGTTTGCGATCGTGATTCCATTCAAGCAGCAACTCGATTCGTAA
- the trpD gene encoding anthranilate phosphoribosyltransferase has translation MITSPISAQESSASWYVLLQQLIDGQSLSRTQSAELMQGWLSEAVPPELSGAILTALNFRGISADELTGMAEVLQSQCSPLSTQKPVLSTVIDTCGTGGDGSSTFNISTAVAFVAAASGIPVAKHGNRSASSLTGSADVLEALGVNLSASSEKVQAALQEVGITFLFAPGWHPALKAVASLRRTLKVRTIFNLLGPLVNPLRPTGQVVGLYTPKLLATVAEALQNLGKEKAIVLHGREKLDEAGLGDETDLAVLSDKEVQLTSINPLDLDLTPASIGMLRGGDVQENAVILKAVLQGKGTQAQQDAVALNASLALQVAGSIALLDHAQGIKIAKDILQSGAAWTKLEQLVEFLAN, from the coding sequence ATGATAACTTCTCCAATCTCTGCTCAAGAATCCTCTGCTAGCTGGTATGTCCTGCTGCAACAATTAATAGATGGCCAATCCTTGTCCCGTACTCAATCTGCTGAATTGATGCAAGGTTGGCTCAGTGAAGCGGTTCCCCCAGAATTATCAGGGGCTATTTTAACAGCGCTGAACTTTAGAGGCATTTCTGCCGACGAGTTAACCGGCATGGCTGAAGTATTACAATCTCAATGTTCCCCACTCAGCACTCAGAAACCAGTACTTAGCACTGTAATAGATACCTGTGGAACTGGTGGAGATGGTTCATCAACCTTTAATATTTCTACAGCCGTTGCATTTGTCGCCGCAGCATCTGGTATACCTGTCGCCAAACACGGCAATCGTTCAGCCTCAAGTCTTACAGGAAGTGCAGATGTATTGGAAGCCTTGGGTGTAAATTTGAGTGCATCCAGCGAAAAAGTACAAGCCGCACTACAAGAAGTCGGGATCACTTTCTTGTTTGCCCCTGGTTGGCATCCAGCACTCAAGGCGGTTGCCTCATTACGGCGGACTTTGAAGGTGCGAACAATTTTTAATTTGCTCGGGCCATTAGTAAATCCCTTGCGTCCAACTGGGCAGGTAGTCGGCTTATATACTCCTAAGCTTTTGGCAACAGTTGCCGAGGCTTTACAGAATTTGGGCAAGGAAAAGGCGATTGTGCTGCACGGGCGAGAAAAACTTGATGAGGCTGGGTTAGGAGATGAAACTGACTTGGCGGTGCTGTCAGACAAAGAAGTGCAGTTAACTAGCATTAATCCCCTAGATTTGGATCTAACACCTGCTTCTATAGGTATGCTTCGGGGTGGAGATGTCCAAGAGAATGCGGTGATTCTCAAGGCGGTACTCCAAGGTAAGGGAACTCAGGCACAACAGGATGCAGTAGCTTTAAATGCGTCGCTGGCGCTGCAAGTAGCGGGGTCGATCGCACTCCTAGATCACGCCCAAGGGATTAAAATCGCTAAGGATATTCTACAAAGTGGGGCTGCTTGGACGAAGTTGGAGCAGTTAGTTGAGTTTTTGGCGAATTGA
- a CDS encoding DNA adenine methylase, whose product MLKSPLRYPGGKSKAINQIVEYLPESFSEFREPFVGGGSVFIYLRQKFPHIKIWINDLNRELFLFWKLAQTDIGQLVKEIRHIKVKHTDGKLLFTELTSVDVNNLSDLERAVRFFVLNRITFSGTVESGGFSEQAFHKRFTDSSIERLEKLENILSENVQITNLDYSHLLKSEVEDVFLFLDPPYFSATKSKLYGKDGDLHTSFEHQRFANLLQQCHHRWLITYDDSLHIRENFQWANISEWELQYGMNNYKQSGAAKGKELFITNYEVKLDLEKKSQVQNLANPALQLSLEI is encoded by the coding sequence ATGCTCAAAAGCCCACTCCGTTATCCTGGTGGTAAATCGAAAGCAATAAATCAAATAGTTGAATACTTGCCAGAAAGCTTTTCGGAATTTCGAGAACCTTTTGTAGGTGGTGGTTCTGTATTCATTTATTTAAGGCAAAAGTTTCCTCATATCAAGATTTGGATTAACGATTTAAACCGCGAACTCTTCTTATTCTGGAAGCTTGCCCAAACTGATATAGGTCAATTAGTTAAAGAAATTCGACATATTAAAGTTAAACATACAGATGGTAAATTACTCTTTACAGAATTAACTAGTGTAGATGTCAATAATTTATCTGATTTAGAAAGAGCAGTTCGGTTTTTCGTACTCAATAGGATTACTTTTTCAGGAACTGTAGAATCAGGCGGTTTTTCTGAACAAGCTTTCCATAAAAGATTTACTGATTCTTCAATAGAACGGCTAGAAAAGTTAGAAAATATTCTCTCAGAAAATGTCCAAATTACTAATTTGGATTACAGCCACCTATTAAAATCAGAAGTGGAAGATGTATTTTTATTTCTAGATCCCCCATATTTTAGTGCTACGAAATCCAAACTATACGGTAAAGACGGAGACTTGCACACTTCTTTTGAACATCAGAGATTTGCTAACCTTTTGCAACAATGTCATCATCGCTGGCTAATTACCTACGATGACTCATTGCACATTAGAGAAAATTTCCAATGGGCTAATATCTCAGAGTGGGAATTACAGTATGGGATGAATAACTATAAGCAGAGTGGTGCGGCTAAAGGAAAAGAGTTATTCATTACTAACTACGAAGTTAAACTTGATTTGGAGAAAAAATCACAAGTTCAGAATCTTGCTAATCCAGCTTTGCAATTAAGCCTTGAGATTTAA